The Megalops cyprinoides isolate fMegCyp1 chromosome 11, fMegCyp1.pri, whole genome shotgun sequence genomic sequence CAAAACTGACTGCTGCAAGGTCACCGTGTAGATTAGAGAGAAAAGTGGAGAATCACTTGGAAGAGTGCATACCTCCACCATCCTTACAAGTTACTGTATCTaccataaaatcaaataaatctgTACTGAACCGTAAGCAATAATCTCACCATCTTTCTGTCTATAATTTTTAGAATGATATTGTTCACAGTCCAACACAGAGTGGCTCTCTCAGTTAGGTTGACACTTTGTAGCAGCAACCCAGAACAGTTGCTGCAGCAGCTTTAAAGTCTAATTATTTCTACCAACTACCTCAACCTCCAAAAATTTTTAggtacagagagacagataaatAGAAATACATAACCACTGTTCAGCCTACCACTGTTATTAAATGACAAAGGTAATACAGccacaggagagaaagagatgtcCCTTTGTGGCATTTGAGTCAAGGTTAACTCATCATTACAAACAGTGTCGCCGCGGCCCCCATGTCCTCAGACAGAAATACTCTCTTTTATCCATGTTCCAAAGAACTTTTCAGAGCAGACCGCGGAAGTTCCATCGGGTCAAGGTGCATAAAGTCCTGTGACGGAAAGACACAGTGCACAGCGATTGGAAGGCTAGGGGACCCAAAAAGATTAGAGGTTTGAACCTAATGGCGCTGCACGCAGCGATTACCTACTGTTCTACAGTTAGGTATAAATGCTGATGGGATAAGGACTTGGATTTTACCTTTGCCCGAATTTTAGCTCGAGGGTTCCTGTGGTTCCACAGCCTGCGGCTCTGTCCTGCTGAGGTCAGGCGTAGGCTGTCCTGTAAGTCACAGGGAGAGATCAAAGTCCTGCACAACTGATGCAGCGCACTCAATTTTGTAACCAGATTGATCTGATTATTTGATCAtgattattcattttcatagcaGACAGCCCTTTTCCTAAGGGGATttgcacaggttacagtttacatttcataattggcatttagcagacgctcttatccagagcaacttacataggctacaatttttacatgttatccatttatacagctgaatatttgctgaggcaattgtgggttaaggaccttgcccaagggtacagtagcagtgtcccagtggggaatcgaaccagcaacctttcggttacgagccttgctctttaccactgtgccacactgctgccccgtcATCCTTTTACACAGTGTAATAAGTAGAAAATTATGGAAGAGGTTCAGGTTAACGTGCCCCGGCTGGGACTGGAAGCGGCAACACTGAGAACCCAGCTCCTTTTCCACTTTTTCAGCAAGACTCCTGATTAAGCACCATCATACGCACCTCCCCCGTCAGGGCTTCGCGTGTTGCTGCGCATTTCATCGCATGACTCAGCTTTGTCCTCTggctgtggaggtgggggtgcaTCGCCGTGCTCAGGGGTCAGGGTGACCTCCTGTGATGGGGACGTGGTGTCCTTCCCAGGCTCCAAATCCATGGCTGTTTCAGCTGAAAAGagtcatattacataaaatatacatatacatacacacatgcgttTGCTGTGTTCCCCCTACCTTGGTCCTTTTGGCTGCTTGTCTCTGCAcctccctgctcccctcctGCTGAGGGACCCTCCCTGGTGCCAGGCCTGGACTGTTCTGTGCTCTCTGGGTCTTCATTGACTCTATCCACACCTTGTCCTGGGAAGCAACAACCCAGCTGggtatattaaatattacatttaatatttaacatgaaCATTATATGTTCTACAGCCCGGGATGTGATTATACAGTACATCCACTATGCTTTTACTACAATGCTAATATCCCACGAACAGGAGCAGGAAATTGTTCAAATAAGTATTTGTTAGCTGCTTATTTACCGTTGATTAGGGCGCTCTCCAAGTGGTCAACCCTGTCCAGCTCTGGCTCCCGGCCTATGAAATAGACTCACAAAAtgagaacacaaaaaacaaagacaggggTAATTAACAGCCCCGGCGAGCTTTTTGCACCAGAGCTGTTTATGCCGAGCGTTCGCTGGTTATTCTCTGGCGTGTCCGGTTATTACAAATTGAGTTTGGCAGCCTTGTCAGAATGACTTAGCTCAGGCGGCGTTCCTCCGCTCTCCCTGTGTGATGAGGTGCTTAAACAGTTTAGCTGTGGCCGTAGAGATGAGcgtaaaaaaacaaacactacGCGCTATCAATATCTAATGATGTCAATCTAAGGATCCAGTCCCCCTGGAGCAGCATGCCAGTTTCAGGCACGGGAGGTACCCTTGAAAGTTGAGGGCGAgaccaaagttcagtgaaactCGCACACATCGCGGGAGGTTTTTTTGACGAGGCGTCACCTTGCAGGGGGGCACCCACGCTGGCCACGTCCCCCTCCGAGGCGATGTCCCCGAAAATAAAGTGGATCTTCTCGCTGGCGTGCTGCCGGTTGGAGGAGCCGTGGAGGCAGTTCTGGAGGATGTCCGTGGCGAAACGGGCCCGCAGGGACTCCGGCACCATCTCCCTGGCTTCTGCGGGGTCAGTGGGGCCCATCATGGCTCTCCACTCCTCCACGGCGTTCTCCTTGGACAGGACCAGCATCATGCAGGGGCCGCTgggacagtgacacagaggcGGAGACAGAAGGGGACGGTTCTTGTAACGCAGAGCAGGGTGCAGAGATTACTCAGAGACAAAAGTCAATGGTGGAAGTTTAGCAcggtggttaaggagcaggacttgtagctgaaaggttgccagtttgattccccactggggcactgctgctgtacccttgggcaaggtacttagccgaaaatttcctcagtaaatacccagctgtttaactggataacatgtaaaaaactgcaacctgcgtaagtcactctgggtaaaagtgtctgcgaaaaagtaaaaaaaaaaaaaaaaaaagctattttcacTGAAGGCTAGAGGAAATCAGGTTTAGTACGCAAGCACATACCCGAAGCATGGCAGAGCAAAGCTGAGCAATGAGCAAGCGAACAGACAGGGCTCTAATAACAAACAAAGCACATGACTAAACTAACTGGACAGAGGTCTTAGACCTAAAGTAAATGAGACAATGAACAGACAGGAAGCAAGGACATCTCGTGGTAGCCCAGGGAAGCGACAGCCAGGAACCCAGACAGGATGTTATGAGGACCACTGTTGGTCATTGCCAGTAGCAGCAACGGCCGAAACCCTGACGGTCCTGAACTGCTCCACCACACTATCTGGCCTTCTCCTCCTTTCAGGCTGGGGGTTATTAATCCTCTCTGCATCCCCTGGCTCAACGTAACATCACTTCCCTGTCAtgctgaaacatgaaaaaactggGCTTGGCACCAGGAGGCTGCAGGTTCGGTTCCCAGATGGGACAAggctgttgtgcccttgagaaAGGATATGTAAACCGCATTGATTCCGTGGAATATCCATCGGtacatatgaaatgaaatgtgagcCGTGCAAGTCGTCCTATATGAAgccatctgccaagcaaataaattcCGTACTGCACTGCCAAATTCCGGAAGACAGAAGAGCTTTAAGCTGGAGAGTGGATGTGGAAAAACCCCACCGTATGTCATGTGAAATGATTCACAGCACAGTGGCTCCCTGCTTTTGAACTACAAAGCTTTGTGCTACATCGCTCCTTATATTTCCAGAGTTCcactttttgtgtgtttttttccccccttattTAACCCTTTTTTAGAACTACCAAGTACACATTACTGTAGACTCTGCATTCATACTTAAATGCTGAAGCAAGGCAAATGCGGTGCTCGAATACATTCGCATGCAAAACAGCTCACCACAGTGAAAGGGGACCACTTtgaggataggcactactccactgatgtcacctGACCAACCCGACAAATTATAGCATGCCTAAGAGCAGAGAGACAAGGAAACCTGGCTGACATCCCCACCCCTACCCTGGTGGAAAACCAATAGCCAGTTTGTtttgccactgtgggctcctggtcattgttggtcAATGACATAGCTGTGTCCAAACCTGACCTGTTGAGCATTCAAGTTCCTTGtcaactgagccacttgggagctcCTAGATCTTAGATATCGGCAAAGCAAACaacattggttttattttgtcattttagcagcAAAGATCATTCTATAataggctgggggggggggcatagaaGAAAGGACCCGCAGGAGGATATTTGTTGAGAGATAGCACAAAATGGCTTCTGTTTATGATTTGCTGAAGTATTGTTTAATAATAATTCCTACAGCAATTATCTTTCTCAAGATTACATGCACTGGGAATCACTGAAACCATGAGACAATACCCGGAGACGATCCTAATTGAAATGtcctttttgtctttgctgATACTCATCAGATTTGCTCTGGAGGAAACCTAATGAGAAAAAAGCTTAAGATTAGCCATCAGAGTGAAAGTTCTCCAGACCAGAACGTCCAGTCTCTTCGGAGCTGTGCGTCTGAACACTTGCATAACTGCCTTCATTAGAGGAAGGAATGTTAGGCGTAAGGCCTGTCCTTTTTTTAACTGGAAACGCGATGGATACTTTCCATCCAGGGCTATTTTTATATAGTCATTTAGGACACATTAAGGATTGATGTTGTATTTAACTAGGGATGATAAAATTACAATGTCTTTCAGATTAACCCCATATCAGGCTTCATTCACAGATGTCTGAAgatttttatgtatattaatGGTTTGTTATCAAAGCTCTTCCGGATCTTTGAACCTTGCTGTCCCTATGAGCGTTGCATTAGATGACACAAACTGCATACCTTTGTATTCACTTTGAAGTACAAAAACAGGTATCAAATAAGCACTAACATTCTTTTTGCTTCTGGCTGGTGCTGTCTGGTGTTGCTGTAAGCCAGTTCACTCAAAAAGAGGCCGCGGTCATCACCGTTCCTGTGGTGTGGCATTAAATCTCAGCGAGTTtggatgtgttttattattacattgctgtttacatgttaaccatttatacagctggatatatacagCTGTGGtaccagtgtagcatagtggttacggagcaggactcgtaaccgaaaagttgccgGTTTGATACCCCAcaggggcaccgctgctgtacccttgggcaaggtacttaacccacaattgcctgagtaaatatccagctgtataagtggataacattgtaaaaacctgcaactgatgtaagtcgctctggataagagcgtctgctaaatgccaataacgtaataatgtaatggatatttactgaagcaattctggatAATGATGCCACCGAGATGTATGTCACATGGTAGTGCGCTCGTGTGCCCTGACTCTCACCTGCACATGTAGTCCACCAGCTGGCTGAAGAAGGGCTTCTCTCGGTGCTCCTTGTAGAACTCCTCAGCCATGTCCCTGGACAGGACGGTCTCTTTCATCTGTGAGACAGTGAAGCCACCCTTCTCTATCTGCTCCAGGATCTCCTCTGTGGAGAGGTTAGACACCGCTGAGCCCTGACCGGTCACGACATCCTGCCTTTACCCTCACTTCATTAAAGCAGCAAAGACACCAGTAAagaagctttttaaaattattatttagaTCATTATTATTCTGTCTTATTAACATCTTTCAAATGCGTTCAGAAATGGTTTTGGTTCTGATGTCCTGCCTTACGGTAAAATAATTCTTGATATTGATCTACACACTTGTTTGGTGAGCAAAATGATTTCAAGAATAACTTCTTAAAATACATGCAGAATATTTTAGAAACAATTATGTAGCAGGAGAGATGTACGGTGGAATTCCGTGGAATTTGTCTTGCAAATGGAGCCCTGGAGGCCCAGAGAGAGGACAGCTGAGGATGGGAGAGCGAGCCCCAGGATAGGACCACACCTCTGTGGTGCTGCAGGGCATCGGGTTTGATGACAGCCAGGGTCTCCTCCTTCGGGAAGAAGAACTCTATCTCCCGCTCCGcttcctccctgctgctgctgccgtggAGCTGGTTGATGGGATCGTTCTCCATCGCAAACTGCGCTCGCAGGCTGGGgacacagagacgcacagacACCCCCGGTGACCATGTCAACTTCCCGCTGttactttgggggggggggtgtagagggTCAATCAGTCACGGTGCATGAGTGAGtcttcatgaaccccaaaaagGGTGGAAACATTATATGTTATCAGCAAAATCCTACCTTGAACAAATCACAATGTTTTGCCAAAAGGtagtaaattattttcattggttCACAGAATCACTGATTGACatatggtagctccacccaaTCTCATGTTTTGGGTGTAAGCCAATGATTCATGCAGACAAACCTGTCAGGCTCCTCCTCTTTGGCCCTAGTGACGTCCTTGGGGCCCAGAATGTCCCTCCAGTGCTGTACAGCTCCTGTTCGGGCTAGAGCAAGGGCCAGTACAGGCCCACTGTGGAcggacacagggacacaggcaGGAAATTTTGGGTCTCAGTTCATCAAGGCACCCCTAATTCCATTCATATAAAGCTGATTTAAGGTGCACAAGATGCTAGAAGATGAGAACCTGAACTCCTCAGTCAACAATACCTTGCAAAGGCTTTGTTGCAATCTGTTTTTGATTTCAGGTTAGACATTGTCTATTGCATACGTGTGTCAGCTACATGGACTTCACCGTTGGTTTAACTGGTATCTGTAAATCTGCAAAGGCCAGAGACCTTCTCTGCACAAAGCTGAAATTCAGCATTGTCTAAATTCAGTTTTCAGCACATCTCAAGGGTCTACAGTTGAAAGCTCTCAAAATGTTTCGCATGGTCACCTGGCTGCATGCATGTGAGGTGCTGAGGTGGTTGCGTGGCTACCTGGTCATGCTTCGGAGAAGTGCGGGGAAGTAGTCCTCCTCCAGGTGCTGGCTGTAGAACtgcctcacctgctcctctgACAGCATCACCTCCTTCTGCAGTGCGACTGTGAAACCAGCCTCCTGAATTCGAGACAGGATCTCGTCTGCAGAGACACATCACACCAAGACAGTCTCATAAAACAGAGAAGAGTgacattttccttcagtttttgCTAACTTTACAAGATTTTGAAGTCCCATGAAAGGGATGAAGACACTtcataaagaataaaagttttctccagacttttgactggtactgtatattatttcatgaaatgtgTGTTACGACTTGGAGGTATTTTTTCAGTTGCTCCACCTCTGTTGTCTCTGGCTACATCAGGTCGAATGATGGCCAGTGTCCTCTCTATAAGGCCTTCTGTCTCAGCGGTGGCTGAAGAGGATGTGGTTCTGAAGTTGGGGAAGAAGAAAGCCAGCTCTCTGCTGGCCTGGTCCCTGTCATCACTGCCATGCAGGGCGTTGAATAGCGTCTCTGTGCCGTACTGGGCCCGCAaactgcagggagaggggagagagagggaaacagggaaGATGGCTACACTGCCTGACTTTACTGAGAGCACAGGGGAAGGGAAACTGGGTTATTAGTCAGGATTCATGCTGGAACTCTGTCCTCAGATGCTCAGCTACCACAAATATGAGCCCTGGATTTCATGCCAGCTTTCTCTCATAACTGAAAAAGCTGTCTTCCCTCCAAGGACTGTGATCTGGGATTATCTTCCAGATATGGGTCAAACAGGACACAAATCAGACTTTACAACACTTAATAATACCGTATAACACCTCTTATTTGTGTGCACAAGAAGGAACATCCCAGAGGCACTTCTTAGCAGCGTACCTCTCTGGTCTTTCCCTTCTGGCCTCCTCACTGTCAGCTGGGCCAATGAACTCCCGCCAAGCCGGGATGACATCATCCGATCCCTCCGGCTTCGACACCACCAGCACATGGGAGGGCCCACTGGACATGAACTGGATCAGCTCTTCAAAGTAGGGCTGTGAACCAACACCCAATCACAAACCAGTATGTAAGTGGAGTGACCTCGTTGTAACATCCCCCTAAGCAACATGGGAGATCTGAGGCATGTGACTACcttaacagcacagcactgctatACACTGTGCAAACATTGCTGGCAAAATTTCACTTCTATTTTCCTCTTCTACACTCGCCTTAAATAGTGATAGCTTTCTAATCACCAGTAGCAGTTCAAATTCCACTTTCAAAGTGGATACACCTGTGACCCTGTAGCTAATTTCTGAAGTGTTTTGCATTGCAGGACCCTGTAATTGTTTCAGGTGAAACATCTTCAGCTGTGCACAGCCGCAATTAGGCCCTCTTTGCATTATCTTCAATTAAGCGTACAAGTTCTGTCAAAGGATTCTGCAAGAGAGTGGAAGAAGTGAAAGCAATCCTCATGGCCTGTCCAATCTAACACATCCAATTTCAATCGTCTAAAACTGAAATCAAGTTAGGTTTTTCACCCCACTACGGTAGAATTAACACAGAGTTAAAAGTAGTTCAGCACGTTTTTTTCCAAGTTAGTGCATTGAATAATGAGTTTTAATCAATGAATTAAACCATTTAGAATCTTTTGAAGTTTTGCGCGTTCGTGCACCGCATGGTAAGGCAGACCAAAAACGCTGTTCCAGTTGGTGGAGCTGTTTAAAGGCCTGCACTGAGCTTTTTTACTCTGGGCTCCAGCCGCACATACACCGGGAGTCCGCTGACATTTAATCCTCAGCTGAATCGCCCCCACGGGCGCTCGGGGGAACGGGCGTGTTTCTGTGCCACCCCGGCGGGAAACTGGCATTCTCTCGGTGTCACATTTCTGGGTTCAGTTaatctctcccttttcccccccGGTTTTACCTCGGCAGCCTTGTGCTGGTAGAAATCTTGAGCCTCTGACTCGCTGAGCGTTCGCTCCTCGTGGGCAAGGATCTCGAAACCAGCCTCCTGAATCTAGCGATAAGAGCAAGGCCGGCAGCGTGCCGTTATTCAAGGGGCTGAGAGGAGCCTCTGCTTATTGTTATTTCAAATCTTAAGCCACCGTTGTTGCTTGTACCTTCATTATGATTTCGTTTGCTTTGCCGTGTGCAACTACGTCTGGTTTTATGATTGCCACTGTGTACGATTTGCTGGCAGGCACTGCAAACAAGTAAATCAAAAGAACATAGTTGCaatattacatatacagtacataatatggcgataaaacaaaaataatcaatggTGTTTGTCTCACCGAGTACATCTTCATCACTTTGCTCATTGCCATtgacctcctcctcttcctcctccctcagaCCTTCATCTTTTACCTGAATCAAAAGtgaagagatggaaaaaatgataaatgcacacacaatgtctCAGCTTTTCCCCTCTT encodes the following:
- the nme9 gene encoding thioredoxin domain-containing protein 6, with product MAGKKKEASLQVSVTNQEQWDEMLAVKGLTVVDVYQRWCGPCRAVVSLFRKIKNELGDDLLHFATAEADAIDALDRYRGKCEPTFLFYGGGELVALLRGANAPLLQKMVVEELAKEKMVLEQGVERGVVKDEGLREEEEEEVNGNEQSDEDVLVPASKSYTVAIIKPDVVAHGKANEIIMKIQEAGFEILAHEERTLSESEAQDFYQHKAAEPYFEELIQFMSSGPSHVLVVSKPEGSDDVIPAWREFIGPADSEEARRERPESLRAQYGTETLFNALHGSDDRDQASRELAFFFPNFRTTSSSATAETEGLIERTLAIIRPDVARDNRDEILSRIQEAGFTVALQKEVMLSEEQVRQFYSQHLEEDYFPALLRSMTSGPVLALALARTGAVQHWRDILGPKDVTRAKEEEPDSLRAQFAMENDPINQLHGSSSREEAEREIEFFFPKEETLAVIKPDALQHHREEILEQIEKGGFTVSQMKETVLSRDMAEEFYKEHREKPFFSQLVDYMCSGPCMMLVLSKENAVEEWRAMMGPTDPAEAREMVPESLRARFATDILQNCLHGSSNRQHASEKIHFIFGDIASEGDVASVGAPLQGREPELDRVDHLESALINGQGVDRVNEDPESTEQSRPGTREGPSAGGEQGGAETSSQKDQAETAMDLEPGKDTTSPSQEVTLTPEHGDAPPPPQPEDKAESCDEMRSNTRSPDGGGQPTPDLSRTEPQAVEPQEPSS